The following proteins are co-located in the Fructilactobacillus carniphilus genome:
- the holA gene encoding DNA polymerase III subunit delta: MAISQIIEQISTDPQPLYLVSGRSDYWESQILTRLQQLVPAEERTMNFATYDLEETSLGDALNDAQSVPFFGDRRVVVIQNATFLTGMKGKASDKQELEDLITYLQNPSPATVLVVFAPYEKLDNRKRVTKQLKKSATILDLNAISERETTEFVRHFIQKQDYQIEPDAVVELFARTQGDLALIMNELRKLFLFCREQHVITADAVDQLVAKSTTQNVFDLSDKLLAGKTNAAIEFYHELLTQREDPIKINALLESQFRLLLQVKILQQHGQTQAHMAQTLKVHPYRIKIASRMITRFSIPYLEQAFAALVEIEHKLKSSTANPELLFEMFAIQFSQKNT; the protein is encoded by the coding sequence ATGGCAATCAGTCAGATAATTGAACAAATTAGTACGGATCCCCAACCGTTGTATTTGGTGTCCGGTCGGAGTGACTACTGGGAAAGTCAAATTTTAACCCGGCTTCAGCAGCTAGTCCCAGCAGAAGAACGGACGATGAATTTTGCTACTTACGATTTAGAGGAAACGTCCTTAGGGGATGCTTTAAACGATGCTCAATCGGTGCCGTTTTTTGGGGACCGGCGGGTGGTTGTGATTCAAAATGCCACTTTTTTGACCGGGATGAAGGGAAAGGCAAGTGACAAACAAGAACTGGAAGATTTAATTACTTATTTGCAAAATCCGTCTCCTGCGACCGTCTTAGTGGTATTTGCTCCGTATGAAAAGTTAGATAACCGGAAAAGGGTGACTAAACAACTAAAAAAGAGCGCGACGATACTTGATTTAAATGCGATTTCAGAGCGAGAAACGACGGAGTTTGTCCGCCATTTTATTCAAAAACAAGATTATCAAATTGAACCGGATGCAGTGGTTGAACTGTTTGCACGCACCCAGGGAGACTTGGCGTTAATTATGAACGAGCTGCGAAAGCTATTTTTATTTTGCCGGGAGCAGCACGTGATTACCGCAGATGCCGTAGATCAGTTGGTAGCCAAGTCCACCACTCAGAATGTGTTTGATTTATCCGATAAATTACTTGCCGGCAAAACGAACGCGGCGATTGAGTTTTATCATGAACTGTTGACGCAACGCGAAGACCCGATTAAGATTAATGCGCTCTTAGAGTCGCAATTTCGGTTGTTATTGCAGGTTAAAATTTTACAGCAACATGGACAAACCCAAGCCCATATGGCGCAAACGTTAAAAGTTCATCCGTATCGGATTAAAATTGCGAGTCGCATGATTACCCGCTTTTCCATTCCTTATTTAGAACAAGCCTTTGCTGCATTAGTTGAAATTGAGCACAAATTAAAAAGCAGCACGGCGAATCCCGAACTGCTTTTTGAAATGTTTGCCATTCAATTTAGTCAAAAAAACACTTAG
- the rpsT gene encoding 30S ribosomal protein S20 produces the protein MPVIKSAIERMKTNEIARKRNASEKNSMRSAIKKFEKASVDGTEDIDRIYRDAISAIDHTKSKGLIKANNANRKKAHLARVKNSL, from the coding sequence ATGCCAGTTATTAAATCAGCAATCGAACGGATGAAGACCAACGAAATTGCCCGCAAACGGAATGCTTCTGAAAAGAACTCCATGCGGAGTGCCATCAAGAAATTTGAAAAGGCTAGTGTAGATGGTACAGAAGATATCGACCGGATTTACCGGGACGCCATCTCTGCCATTGACCACACTAAATCAAAGGGTCTCATTAAAGCTAACAACGCCAACCGGAAAAAGGCTCACTTGGCTCGCGTTAAAAACTCTTTATAA
- the rpsO gene encoding 30S ribosomal protein S15, translated as MALTKEEKTDIINKYAKHEGDTGSTEVQIAVLTADINEINEHMKVHKKDFHSQRGLMKKIGHRRNLLAYLRKNDVQSYRELIKSLGLRR; from the coding sequence ATGGCTTTAACTAAAGAAGAAAAGACGGATATCATTAACAAGTACGCTAAACACGAAGGGGATACCGGTTCGACGGAAGTTCAAATCGCTGTTTTAACTGCTGACATTAATGAAATCAACGAACACATGAAAGTTCACAAGAAGGACTTTCATTCACAACGGGGCTTAATGAAAAAAATTGGTCACCGTCGTAACTTATTAGCTTACTTACGTAAAAATGATGTACAAAGCTATCGTGAATTAATTAAGAGTCTTGGTCTTCGTCGTTAA
- a CDS encoding ribonuclease J: MKKNVKVIPLGGVREEGKDLFAVEINGSSIFILDCGSKFPLDEMLGVDYVIPDFTYLQENADKIVGVFLTSGQLDSIGSLPYFLSEFDVPVFGTELTIKLAEKLVAKHKKAKKFHDFHVISDSSEIVFDDGTVSFFGVTHSIPDAVGIAIQTSLGSIVYTGDFKFDQTVPAEYQADYAAIAAVGKHKVLALLCDSRNAEDQGTVAEEQKVRDYLVDVFDFQASRIIVTCLADHLLRLQEIIDAAAATDRRIFFANDKSKAILDTALELGKVSNPEPHLFVKSEKELNQLDPEQVIVLHIGQPGEAMRSLEDMASQRNPRVQIQSGDLVLLATDPFRSMDNEWAKTRDLIYQDDATVASIGENLNLASDATRSDIQMMTSLIHPKYFIPVQGEYHQLQAAADAVFATGFPADRVLMPAKGDVIEFDEKGMQLAQAVSASDTMIDGIGVGDIGNIVLRDRSVLSQDGVFIAVVTIDRKKKLIVEKPKVTSRGFIYAQSNQALLNEAADVVEKTVRSNLDNKEFDWGFLKQDVREKLSSFLYKKTDRRPVILPVIMEVNQHHRRSKNAKNKKKK; the protein is encoded by the coding sequence ATGAAAAAGAACGTTAAAGTTATTCCCCTTGGTGGGGTCCGCGAAGAAGGGAAAGACTTATTTGCGGTTGAAATTAATGGAAGTAGCATTTTTATTTTAGACTGTGGCTCTAAATTTCCACTCGACGAAATGCTAGGTGTAGATTACGTTATTCCTGATTTCACCTATCTACAGGAAAATGCCGATAAGATTGTGGGCGTTTTTCTAACTTCGGGACAATTAGATTCGATTGGATCCTTACCATACTTTTTAAGTGAATTTGATGTACCCGTATTTGGAACCGAACTGACCATTAAATTGGCAGAAAAGCTGGTTGCCAAGCACAAAAAGGCGAAGAAATTTCATGATTTCCACGTTATTAGTGATAGTAGTGAAATCGTGTTTGATGACGGAACGGTCAGTTTCTTTGGCGTAACCCACTCCATTCCAGACGCAGTTGGAATCGCGATTCAAACAAGCCTCGGAAGTATTGTCTACACTGGGGACTTTAAGTTTGATCAAACCGTGCCTGCGGAATACCAAGCTGACTATGCTGCCATTGCAGCGGTGGGCAAGCATAAGGTATTAGCGCTCTTGTGTGATTCTCGCAACGCTGAGGATCAGGGGACAGTTGCTGAAGAGCAGAAGGTTCGGGATTACTTAGTTGACGTTTTTGACTTTCAAGCCAGCCGGATTATTGTGACTTGTCTGGCAGATCATCTGCTCCGGCTCCAAGAAATCATTGATGCCGCGGCAGCTACTGATCGGCGAATTTTCTTTGCTAACGATAAGTCCAAGGCAATCTTAGATACGGCGCTAGAACTAGGAAAAGTAAGCAATCCAGAACCACACTTGTTCGTTAAATCAGAAAAAGAATTAAACCAGCTGGATCCAGAACAAGTGATTGTTCTTCACATCGGGCAACCGGGGGAAGCAATGCGCTCGTTAGAGGACATGGCTAGCCAACGGAACCCTCGGGTTCAGATTCAAAGTGGCGATTTAGTGTTACTGGCAACCGATCCATTCCGTTCGATGGATAATGAATGGGCAAAGACCCGGGATTTAATTTACCAAGATGATGCCACGGTTGCTAGCATTGGAGAGAATCTCAACCTAGCTAGTGATGCTACGCGTAGCGACATTCAAATGATGACTAGTTTGATTCATCCGAAATACTTTATTCCCGTCCAAGGGGAATACCACCAATTACAGGCAGCGGCGGATGCAGTGTTTGCCACTGGTTTTCCGGCGGATCGCGTTTTAATGCCCGCTAAGGGTGACGTCATTGAGTTTGACGAAAAGGGCATGCAATTAGCACAAGCCGTCTCTGCTTCTGATACGATGATTGATGGAATTGGGGTTGGTGACATTGGTAACATTGTCTTACGGGATCGGAGCGTCTTGTCCCAAGATGGAGTTTTTATTGCCGTAGTAACCATTGACCGCAAGAAGAAGCTAATTGTGGAAAAGCCCAAGGTAACATCACGAGGCTTTATCTACGCTCAATCTAACCAAGCGCTTCTAAACGAAGCAGCCGACGTCGTTGAAAAAACGGTGCGCAGCAACTTAGATAACAAGGAATTTGACTGGGGCTTTTTGAAACAAGATGTCCGGGAGAAGTTAAGTTCTTTCCTTTATAAGAAGACGGATCGGCGCCCAGTAATTTTACCGGTGATCATGGAAGTTAACCAACACCACCGTCGGTCAAAGAATGCTAAAAACAAAAAGAAAAAATAA
- the tuf gene encoding elongation factor Tu has protein sequence MAKEHYERTKPHVNIGTIGHIDHGKTTLTAAISKVLSEKGLAKAEDFADIDAAPEEKERGITINTAHIEYETEKRHYAHIDAPGHADYVKNMITGAAQMDGAILVVAATDGPMPQTREHILLAKQVGVDYIIVFLNKTDMVDDDELIDLVEMEVRELLSEYGYDGDNVPVIRGSALKALNGDKEAEDQIMKLMDTVDEYIPTPDRDEDKPFLMPIEDVFTITGRGTVASGRIDRGTVKVGDEVEIVGLVPDIIKTTVTGLEMFRKTLDLGEAGDNVGVLLRGVNREQVVRGQVLAAPGSVKTHEKFTAEVYIMTKEEGGRHTPFFSNYRPQFYFHTTDVTGVIELDKDKEMVMPGDNVTFHVELTKPVAIEKGTKFTIREGGHTVGAGTVTEIDD, from the coding sequence ATGGCAAAAGAACATTACGAAAGAACAAAGCCCCACGTTAATATTGGTACGATTGGCCATATTGACCACGGGAAGACTACTTTAACTGCAGCAATTTCAAAAGTATTGTCAGAAAAAGGTTTAGCTAAGGCTGAAGACTTTGCTGATATCGATGCTGCTCCAGAAGAAAAAGAACGTGGTATTACTATTAATACTGCCCACATCGAATACGAAACTGAAAAGCGTCACTACGCTCATATCGATGCTCCTGGACACGCCGATTATGTTAAAAACATGATTACTGGTGCTGCTCAAATGGATGGTGCCATCTTGGTTGTTGCCGCAACTGATGGTCCGATGCCACAAACTCGTGAACACATCCTTTTGGCTAAGCAAGTTGGTGTTGACTACATTATCGTCTTCTTAAACAAGACTGACATGGTGGATGATGACGAACTGATTGACTTAGTTGAAATGGAAGTTCGTGAATTATTATCAGAATATGGTTACGATGGTGACAATGTTCCGGTTATTCGTGGTTCTGCTTTGAAAGCCTTAAACGGTGACAAAGAAGCTGAAGACCAAATCATGAAGTTAATGGATACGGTTGACGAATACATCCCAACTCCAGACCGTGACGAAGACAAGCCATTCTTGATGCCAATTGAAGATGTATTTACGATTACTGGTCGTGGTACTGTTGCTTCAGGTCGTATCGATCGTGGTACTGTTAAAGTCGGTGACGAAGTTGAAATCGTCGGTTTAGTACCTGACATTATCAAGACTACTGTTACTGGTCTTGAAATGTTCCGTAAGACCCTTGACCTTGGTGAAGCTGGGGACAACGTTGGTGTCTTACTTCGTGGTGTTAACCGTGAACAAGTTGTTCGTGGTCAAGTACTTGCAGCTCCTGGCTCAGTTAAGACTCACGAAAAGTTCACTGCCGAAGTGTACATCATGACCAAAGAAGAAGGTGGACGTCACACTCCATTCTTCTCAAACTACCGTCCTCAATTCTACTTCCACACTACTGATGTTACTGGTGTGATTGAATTGGACAAGGACAAAGAAATGGTTATGCCTGGTGATAACGTTACGTTCCACGTTGAATTAACGAAACCAGTTGCCATTGAAAAGGGAACTAAGTTCACTATTCGTGAAGGTGGACACACTGTTGGTGCCGGTACTGTTACTGAAATCGACGACTAA
- the tig gene encoding trigger factor has protein sequence MADWEKKEANQGELTFEIGLDDIKSGLDQAFQKNKKNLNVPGFRKGKVSRQVFDQMYGEEALYQDALNILLPTAYAGAVADAGIEAVGQPQISVESMEKGKPWVLKAEVSVKPDVELGEYKGVSVPKQNTRVYKKDVDAKLESMRENQAELVLVDRPAKDGDTVTIDFDGSIDGDHFEGGKANNYSLELGSGSFIPGFEDQLVCHKAGDEVQVKVTFPKDYQQKDLAGKEAIFDTKIHEVKEKQLPKLDDEFAKDVDEDVDTLDELKEKIKKELKEQKETSAHEALQNDAVKAAVDNATVKDIPQAMLDEDVQRQMDQYLAGIQQQGISADMYFQLTGTSQDDLKKQFESGAPERVKTSLVLEAIVKAEKIEPSDEEVAQQVKNLAEQYGMKEEAVRGALSDDMLKHDIAIEKAVELITDDAKQVASASKDDAKDKD, from the coding sequence ATGGCAGATTGGGAAAAGAAAGAAGCAAATCAAGGCGAATTAACGTTTGAAATTGGTTTAGATGACATTAAGTCTGGTTTAGACCAAGCCTTTCAAAAAAACAAAAAGAATCTTAACGTCCCTGGTTTCCGGAAAGGAAAGGTTTCTCGTCAGGTCTTTGACCAAATGTACGGTGAGGAAGCTTTATACCAAGACGCACTTAACATTTTGTTGCCTACAGCATATGCAGGCGCAGTGGCTGACGCTGGGATTGAAGCAGTTGGTCAACCACAAATTAGTGTAGAATCCATGGAAAAAGGTAAACCATGGGTCCTAAAGGCTGAAGTGAGCGTTAAACCAGACGTTGAATTAGGTGAATACAAGGGTGTTTCTGTTCCTAAACAAAATACTCGGGTTTACAAAAAAGACGTTGATGCTAAGTTGGAATCAATGCGCGAAAACCAAGCTGAATTAGTTTTGGTTGACCGTCCTGCTAAAGATGGCGACACGGTTACAATTGATTTTGATGGTTCCATTGATGGCGACCACTTTGAAGGTGGAAAAGCTAACAACTACTCACTAGAACTTGGTTCTGGTTCCTTCATCCCGGGCTTTGAAGATCAATTAGTTTGTCACAAGGCTGGTGATGAAGTTCAAGTTAAGGTAACCTTCCCGAAAGATTATCAACAAAAAGATTTAGCTGGTAAGGAAGCAATCTTTGACACTAAGATTCACGAAGTTAAAGAAAAGCAATTACCGAAGCTAGATGATGAATTTGCTAAAGATGTTGACGAGGACGTTGACACTTTAGACGAATTAAAAGAAAAGATTAAAAAAGAACTTAAGGAACAAAAAGAAACTAGCGCTCACGAAGCATTACAAAACGATGCCGTTAAAGCAGCAGTTGATAACGCCACCGTTAAAGACATCCCACAAGCAATGCTTGATGAAGACGTACAACGGCAAATGGATCAATACCTGGCTGGAATTCAACAACAAGGAATTTCTGCTGACATGTACTTCCAGTTAACCGGAACCAGTCAAGATGACTTGAAGAAACAATTTGAATCTGGCGCTCCTGAACGGGTTAAGACGAGCTTGGTCTTAGAAGCCATTGTAAAGGCTGAAAAGATTGAACCAAGTGACGAAGAAGTCGCTCAACAAGTTAAGAACTTAGCCGAACAATACGGTATGAAGGAAGAAGCCGTTCGTGGTGCTCTTTCTGATGACATGTTGAAACACGACATTGCCATTGAAAAGGCCGTTGAATTGATTACTGACGATGCTAAGCAAGTAGCTTCTGCTAGTAAAGACGACGCTAAAGACAAAGACTAA